CAGGACAGCCATCCGTGGGTGCCTCTGGTGCCCTTTTTGGTATCATTGCATTggtcctcctcgatcttctgTACTCATGGAAGGACAGACGCAACCCTgtcaaagaccttcttttcatcatccttgatatGGTAATTGCATTTGTCCTGGGACTTCTTCCCGGCTTGGACAACTTTGTCCATATTGGCGGTTTTCTTATGGGACTCTCTCTTGGCGTCTGTGTCCTGCACTCGCCCAACTCACTGCGACGGCGGATGGGCCAGGAGTTGTCGTACGCAGCCGTTTCTCCCCAGACTGGCGAGACGCCCCCTCACTTTTTCAAGAACCCAGtcggtttcttcaagggGCGCAAGCCACTCTGGTGGGCTTGGTGGCTGGTTCGAGCTGCCTTCCTCGTCATGATCATTGTTGTTTTCATTGTTCTCCTGAACAACTTTTACAAGTATCACGACACATGTGATTGGTGCAAGTATCTCAATTGCCTGGTAAGTTTTTCATCACTACTGCTCAAGATGATAAAGTGGCTAACCTCCAACAGCCCATCAACGATTGGTGCGATTGGGGATCTTTTGAGCATCTTAAGGAGCCCAAGagttcttcttcgtcatAAGATAATAATGAATGGAGGCTAGGTCGGCAGAGATGTACTAAAATCGCATCATATTGAACTGTGCGCAGCTTCAGGAAGCAGCTTGCACCTTAATAAGCAATTTTATTCATTGCGAAACTCGACACCATCGGACATAGCAGCTAGATCATGCTCTTTCAGTGGAAATTGGAGAATGCTCCCTCTTGCTTTCTTTATGTCGATTAATGAAGAAATGATTTATCCAGCGTCACCGTGTGCTTGAACGTGATACTAAGGTCTTACCGGCAACTCTCGGAATGAGTGGTGTCAATGTGACTTGCTGACAACCATCAGCCAGTTGTGCAGTCCTgcaggctgttgctgctggcaAATCATGCATTTGCCCAACACACTACACTTGCACATGGATATGAGACATGGGGTTAGCGATACTATTACATGATATTGCAGCTCTTGGCTGTATACAGGCCCAACCAACATCGCACAATGTCACGCGATACCCCGCAAGTCAGCAATATTGTAACCCAAGGAATGATATACACGACAACTTCACGGTGCTATAAATGGTATAACATTTCCTTCCTGTTGCTCCTTTGTGAACACAATTTCTTCCTCGCCGTCTGTGCAAACATTCTCACACGTGTGGCTCTGGGTCCATGAAGATGGCTCCTTTGAAACATGCTGTTAACCCCCTTTTGTCTGAATGAGTAAGTTCTTTCGCTACTTGATTCTTTTTAACCTATTTTGggtgagatgatgaattCTTTTTATGCATGGCTTAACTGATCTCCCAAGACGGAGTACGGATGCTTGTAGAATGGATGTCTGAATGTGTTCCTCCCCCAGTTTTGCAATCTACTATCAGCCCATCTTAGCGAGCAAACCATGAACTGACTGGAAGAATAGATGCCATGAAAGTCTCTAGACGTCTGTCACGTCGAGGTATTAGTATCATGTGGTACCCTTCAGGATAGTGTGTTCAGCAATCATCTTTGCAGCTGAATTGGTAGTGCAGTCGTTGACAGGTACGTCGAGTCCGATGTCAGTCTTTCCATGGAGCTGTCATATGTGCACGACCAAGGGCCGTTTTCGCTCGAAAGCACAATTACCTAGGAAGCTGCCATGTATCTGAGGTGCGGCTTTTCGGCATGACTCAATCTCTGGCCTGTGTGGAAACGCTTTCGCAGGCGTCTCTCGCAACATGAATACCTAGGGGCTTGTAAATGCTCTTTTATTTTCGACATAAAGTGACATATTAAAATCAAGTGTGAGTTCGGAACAGATCATCGTGCCACCAACAGCCGTTGACCGCGGTTGACCCCTGACATTCAATCTTTCAGTAGACGATCCACGGCCGTAACCTTCGAGATCTGGTAGTGCTGTATCGTTCTTCTAGAAGCCAAACTCTGTGATGCGAGCGTCTACTTTCGCAGGAAACCTATACAGGAAGTTTAGTTTAGATTGGCATGTCTGATCTATCTAATGGTGAACGCATGAATTCGCCAGTTCTCGTCATATATCTTGGCGTTTTCAACAGCCGTAATGGAGTACTGAGGTAGCTAGCCACCACAGAAGAGTTCAGTGTCTCGATAGCTTCTGCGAGGCTGTACACGCAGGGGACCACTGAACGTAAAACGTCCCATCATCTATAGAGTCTCGATGTAAGTGGCCCAGAAACGTTTACGCAGTTGATCTGATTGATCAATGGCCTAGGGTAGGTAAGTTCTCACTCCCGAAGCTATAAGCACCAAGATATGACGCCTGTTCACGTGATCGCGAAGAGTAAGTGGGGTCAGTCACGTCACGACTAACACGAGTCGCGCTACGCGGTCGCTATCAATTAAAGTCGTGTCGCCAAACCCATTAGAAATCTCCCCTGTGAGAGTCTCCCCTCCAACCGTTTAGTGTCAACAATCACAATCCACCAAAGACGTTGTCGAACACTCTTCACTCTCCTTTCCGTGGATGAATACGTGATTGTATAACAGTTTGATTGTCTTTTTCTCTACCCAcgtctcttgttctttcttcGTGTGTCGCATTCGCCATCCTCAGTCACCATGGCCAGTGCAGTTCTTCCTCAGAAACGAGTTCTGGGCGAGAGCCACACTCGCCAGAACATCAcatcatctccctcctcaacGAAGAAGCGCAAAGTAGATGCGATACCGTCATCACCTGCTACCGCCCGAGCTCCCAGCTCGCAGCATTACCATCGATCCAAAATGACGTCCACTCAGCCCAAGAGTGCTTTTGAATCAGAAGTACTCGAAAAGCTCAGCCAGGACTTGTCGGACCGCAAACGTAACAACACCGAGAAAGACCAGGCATGGGATAGACCGCCTGTAGTTGACTTCGTACCGGAGCGTGACAGCCTCTGCTTTCAGTCtattgaagctgaggaggGTACATTACACGGTGGCCGGGCCACCGTCAAGCTTTTTGGTGTTAATGAAGCAGGAAATTCAGTCATGCTCCATGTAACTGACTTCAAACATTACCTATACGTTCCCGCACCTGTCAACTTCCAACCACAAGACTGTGCAGCCTTCAAGGCATACCTAGAGACTCAGGTCGCTCAACATCAGCCGACCATCCACTCAGTCGCCTTTGCCATGAGAGAGAACATTTACGGATTCCAAGGGAATCAATCGAAACCCTACCTGAAGGTTACCGTGACAGATCCCAAATTTATCAACAAAGTCCGAACAACGATTCAAAGTGGCAATGCAAACTGGAAAGGCATGTGGAGGAACGATGGCGAAATCCAGACTTTTGACAACCTGCAATTTCTACTGCGTTTCATGGTTGACTGCAAGGTAAGAGAAATGCGATATGATGGCTACATGATCTAATATCCACCCAGGTCCGAGGAATGTCGTGGGTTGAAGCTCCCGCTAAGACATACAAAATCATCCCCGATCATGTTCGCCAATCCAACTGTCAAATCGAAGCTGAAGTTAGCTACCTCGATCTCATAGCACACGAACCCGTCGGCGAATGGTCAAAGATGGCACCATTACGTATCCTGTCTTTCGATATCGAATGTGCCGGTCGTAAGGGTATCTTTCCTGAAGCAAACCACGATCCTGTCATCCAGATCGCAAATATTGTTACGCAATatggagaaaagaagccATTTGTCAGAAACGTGTTCTGTCTGCAAGAGACGAGCTCGATTGTGGCAACTCAGATTCTTGAGTatgaaaaggaggagaaaatgCTGAGTGACTGGCAAAAGTTTCTTATACGTGCGGACCCTGATATCATCACCGGCTACAATATTTCCAACTTCGATTTCCCATATTTGCTGGACCGAGCGAAACATCTCAAGGTACCTGGTTTCGAATACTGGACTCGAATCCCTAGCATGCAATCTAAAGCCAAGGAGACGAATTTCTCCAGCAAACAGATGGGCAACCGAGATACCAAAGCTACAAATACCAACGGTCGACTGCAattggatcttcttcaactgatcCAGCGTGACCATCACCTCAGAAGTTACACGCTGAACTCTGTGTGTGCCAATTTCCTTGGCgagcagaaggaggatgTCCACCATACAATGATCACAGAACTTTTCAACGGTACACCGGAGTCTCGAAGACGTTTGGCGCTGTACTGCCTGAAAGATGCCTACCTCCCACAAAGGCTGATGGATAAACTCTCTTGTTTGGAAAATTACACTGAAATGGCAAGAGTCACAGGAGTGCCATTCAACTTCTTATTATCTCGAGGTCAGCAAgtcaagttcatcagccAGTTGTTCCGAAAAGCACTAGAACAGAAACTTGTCATTCCCAATCTCAAGTCAGAGGCTTCTGATGAACAGTATGAAGGAGCTACAGTCATTGAGCCAACCCGAGGTTACTACGATGTTCCAATCGCCACGCTGGATTTCGCCTCTCTATACCCTAGTATCATGCAAGCTCACAACCTTTGCTATACTACCCTGGTCAGTAAGAAGGCGATTGAAGCCTTCAATCTCCAGAAAGACGAGGACTACATCGTCACACCGAATGGAGACACTTTTGTAACAGTCAAGCAACGCAAGGGCTTATTGGCACAAATTCTTGAGGAACTTCTCGCGGCCCGTAAACAGGCCAAACGTGAGTTGGCGGTTGAGACAGATCCGTTCAAGAAGGCTGTGTTGAATGGTCGACAACTGGCTTTGAAAATCAGCGCGAACAGTGTGTACGGTTTGACTGGTGCTACAACAGGCAAGCTTCCATGTCTCGAAATTGCCAGTAGTACAACAAGTTTCGGCCGAAAGATGattgagaagaccaaggaagaggtGGAAAACCGTTACAATATAGCAAACGGATATTCTCACGACGCTCAGGTCATTTACGGTGATACTGATTCCGTCATGATTAAGTTTGGTACCAAAGACCTTCAGGAGGCTatgaagcttggtgaggaagcTTCGAAATACGTCTCGGAGAAATTCGTCAAACCCATCAAACTCGAGTTCGAAAAAGTCTACTTCCCATATCTGCTaatcaacaagaagcgaTATGCTGGTCTATACTGGACGAAACCAGAGAAGTATGACAAGATGGACACAAAGGGTATTGAGACGGTGCGACGTGACAACTGTTTGTTGGTCCAGACGGTCATTGAAAAAGTCTTGCGAATGATCTTGATCGACCAAGATGTTCAAGGTGCCCAAGAGTAAGTTGTTTTTCGAACGACGCTTCAGtattcctttctttctttgatgTTATCAGACCTCATCAGGCAATGTGGGGGGAAAACGGAATGCTAATGGTAAACTTTCTAGATACGTCAAAGAGACGATTGCCGATCTGCTGCAAAACAAGGTCGACATGTCGAAATTGGTCATCACAAAGGCTCTTACAAAGGACGATTATGCCGCAAAGCAAGCGCACGTCGAGCTGGCGCAACgcatgaagaagcgagaTGCAGGCTCGGCACCGGGACTCGGTGACCGAGTGGCCTACGTCATGGTCCGAGGCCCAGCTGGCGCCAAAAACTTCGAGAAGTCGGAGGACCCTATTTACGTGCTTGAGCACAACGTGCCGATAGATACCCGGTACTACCTGGATAACCAACTGGCCAAGCCACTCGGCCGTATCTTTGAGCCGATTCTCGGTGAGACCAAGGCACGCTCTCTCCTTACAGGAGATCATACCCGCACCATCTCGGTTGCAGCTCCCACTGTTGGAGGTCTCATGAAgtttgccaagaagacacaAACATGCATGGGCTGCAAAAAACCTCTGACAGGGAAAGAAGAGTCACAGGGGGCGGTGTGCTCTAATTGCGCACCTCGCGTTGGTGAGCTTTACAAGAAGACGCTTGATCGCGTGTCAGATTTGGAGGTGCGCTTCGGGCGGCTATGGACCCAGTGCCAGCGCTGTCAGGGCAGCATGCACTGCGAGGTTATCTGCAGTAGTAAAGATTGCCCCATTTTCTATATGCGCATGAAAGCTAAAAAGGACCTGGAGGATGCTGGACGCGAGCTTTCACGTTTCGACGCTGATCAGGCTGCTATGTGGTGAGAGTGTTGTTTCTCCAGACATCTACACCTATTCAACATTCGCAGTTGTCACCTGTTATTTTTATTGTCTTTTATGTCTGTTGAATCACTGGAGAGGGAACTAACGCATCTCTTCCTGGGTGTGGGTGGGAAGATGTGGAGGGTCCTGCTGAGCTGTAATGGAAGAGATGTGTTATAAAATCACGGCCAGACACAGAGATATTGTATGTATAGGCGCAGGAACGAGTTTGGGATTGTTTGTACTCGTATTATGTAGGTAAGGCGTTTTGGGGGTTGTGGCTGCGGGTTCAACGTTGCTGCAGATATCACTGCATATATCTAAGACAGAATAGAGCATACAGCATTGGACATGAAGGCGTTCGAGACTTTGATTTCCCTTACAAACAGCAATGACCAAGTGTTTTTACAGAACCGGATGGAGTGCTTAAAGCCTTGTAACGTAGCAATGGCAACAAAGAAATATTGGGAGATTTCAGTCACAATGCATGGGTTGGAAGTGTAGAATAGCGTAAGTCTAAGTGTTGCTGTCTAATAACGgcgagaaagaagagagacacGAATGGCATGATGTTCATTAAATCTTGTGTTCTGGGCTTCTGAGCGGCCAACCCCCCGAAGCATATCGAGGTTGACTGGGAGCTTCTCCGCGGGATGAACCCTGACCGTCAGTTGGGGCAGACTGAAGGTGCTGAACAAAGATTTTGGCAATGGTGAAACCTACAGAGACAAGCAATGATcggaaagaagaggaggccgCGGAACATTTCGGAATGACTGGATAGTCCAAAGCCCAAGGGTAATGAGGGGTGCTGAAGCCTAAAGGGGGGGTATTATaagtcatgatgagctggaagTTGGGGGCAGTTCATGAGGGAACATAttcatgatgaatgtggCCAGTGCTTAATCCTCGGGCTATAGCCGATTCCCAGTGGTTCGGTGTTGAAGCCCGGGAATTTTGACTGCTCCTTGAAGTTTTCGGAGGACACCCGAAGCATCTGGTCTCATTGCTTTCTCATGGAGATGTATGTCCGGATGGATCAACCAGTTCCGTAAACGGCGGCGGACGGCTAAACGTTCACGATGAAGACCAAAAAAATTGTTGATGTCGGGAGGGAGCGAG
This region of Fusarium verticillioides 7600 chromosome 3, whole genome shotgun sequence genomic DNA includes:
- a CDS encoding DNA polymerase delta subunit 1; its protein translation is MASAVLPQKRVLGESHTRQNITSSPSSTKKRKVDAIPSSPATARAPSSQHYHRSKMTSTQPKSAFESEVLEKLSQDLSDRKRNNTEKDQAWDRPPVVDFVPERDSLCFQSIEAEEGTLHGGRATVKLFGVNEAGNSVMLHVTDFKHYLYVPAPVNFQPQDCAAFKAYLETQVAQHQPTIHSVAFAMRENIYGFQGNQSKPYLKVTVTDPKFINKVRTTIQSGNANWKGMWRNDGEIQTFDNLQFLLRFMVDCKVRGMSWVEAPAKTYKIIPDHVRQSNCQIEAEVSYLDLIAHEPVGEWSKMAPLRILSFDIECAGRKGIFPEANHDPVIQIANIVTQYGEKKPFVRNVFCLQETSSIVATQILEYEKEEKMLSDWQKFLIRADPDIITGYNISNFDFPYLLDRAKHLKVPGFEYWTRIPSMQSKAKETNFSSKQMGNRDTKATNTNGRLQLDLLQLIQRDHHLRSYTLNSVCANFLGEQKEDVHHTMITELFNGTPESRRRLALYCLKDAYLPQRLMDKLSCLENYTEMARVTGVPFNFLLSRGQQVKFISQLFRKALEQKLVIPNLKSEASDEQYEGATVIEPTRGYYDVPIATLDFASLYPSIMQAHNLCYTTLVSKKAIEAFNLQKDEDYIVTPNGDTFVTVKQRKGLLAQILEELLAARKQAKRELAVETDPFKKAVLNGRQLALKISANSVYGLTGATTGKLPCLEIASSTTSFGRKMIEKTKEEVENRYNIANGYSHDAQVIYGDTDSVMIKFGTKDLQEAMKLGEEASKYVSEKFVKPIKLEFEKVYFPYLLINKKRYAGLYWTKPEKYDKMDTKGIETVRRDNCLLVQTVIEKVLRMILIDQDVQGAQEYVKETIADLLQNKVDMSKLVITKALTKDDYAAKQAHVELAQRMKKRDAGSAPGLGDRVAYVMVRGPAGAKNFEKSEDPIYVLEHNVPIDTRYYLDNQLAKPLGRIFEPILGETKARSLLTGDHTRTISVAAPTVGGLMKFAKKTQTCMGCKKPLTGKEESQGAVCSNCAPRVGELYKKTLDRVSDLEVRFGRLWTQCQRCQGSMHCEVICSSKDCPIFYMRMKAKKDLEDAGRELSRFDADQAAMW